The sequence TTACTAGTATTGCCCTCGTAGTAGCTACCGCTATAGGCGGAGTCGATGTATGCACCACCTTGAGCAGCACTGTCACTACCTACTTTAAACTCACCAGACAAATTGGCGCTCTCTGCCTCAATAGTGATAGGGCGGGGAATACCGTCGTAGCCACCGTTTTCACCATCATCTTGGCCGCCATTACCCGCACCAATGCGAACCAGGCGCAGACGGTCTAAACGCGTGCCGTCTTCACGTACATAGACTACGATTTTGTGTTGCCCTGCTGAGATATCAATCTCAACTTGGTTGGCTTCGTTACGGTAGTTAACATCCATCTCCTCATAGTATGAGGTGTTGTTGGTATCCCAAACCTGACGAGGGTTGTCGTTAACTTTTATGTAGAACGAGTCTGCTTGATTGTTCGGCGCAAAGGTGGTGCCTTTGAGGGCATACAAACCCGCTTTAGGAGCTGTAAAGCTAAGCTCGGCACGGTTAGCTTCTACGTTTTCGCTGTAGTATTTGCCTTGGTATTCAGCATGAATGTACTGACCGGCTGACGCGGCGCTATCGTTGCCTATTTTGAACAGACCAAAGAGTTGAGCATCTTCAGCCTCTATGATGATGTCGCTATCATTACCACCACCGCCATTATTGCCACCGAGCTCATTTTGTATTTGCGCTTTGGCTGAGCTAGAGATACTCCAGCGCAGAGTATTTTCGAAGTATTGTACTTGGTCGCTGCGACTCGCTCGACTCACAATGCGATACCAGTTATCTCGTGCTTGTTGGTGAGCAAAGCGGTTACTCAGACGTGGGTTGTTGTCTATTTGTTGATAAAGTCTTTGTACAAAAGCCTTGCCTCCTAAGGTGTCATACCACTCCAGCAAGACCGCTGACATTAGTGTGTTGATGGTACCGTTACGCCAAGGCAGTTTGCTGGTAGCCCAAACGTTATCAAAAGTATAAGCATTGTTGTTTAGGTACTTATTGAGTTCGTCTCGATGATCTTGGCGAAAGCGAGCATAGTCTTTACCGAAATAGTGCAGACCTACACCTAAATCATCAACAATCCAAAAGGCTGCGGCGTTGTTGAAGCCAACTGTCCAGTAGCCATAGGCTGAGTTATTACCGTCCATTGCCCAATCTATCCAAGCATTCCATCCGTTAGAACCGGTCTTGTAAAAGTTCCGATTCATTTCATATAACCATACTTGGTCAATGCTTATATTCCCTTGGCGTACTCGCTCATAAAAAGGGTTAAACAAACCGCTACCGACCGATAAGCCAAAGACGCCATGAGCAGCAAGACCGCCTGCACCATTATTGTCCTTGGGTATTTGAATGGTGGGTCGCCCTTTATAAGAACCATTCAATGAGAGGTTGCGAAGGCCGGTGAATTCTTCGAAAGATGCTTTCGATGCAGCCATTAAGGCAACGATTTTTTCCATGGTAGCGCGTTCATAAGTGCTACCAGACGCCCCTTCAATAGCAATTGCCATATTGTTGCTGTACCAAACCGTTGCGGTTCGGTTTCCTTGATTGGCGATATTGAAGTTGAAATTAACATTTTGGTCGATGTTAATTGCCACACCACCATTGTATCGAGCAGCAAATGAGTTACTCGACAAACACATTAAGATTGCACAGCACATAACCATACTGTGGCGCAGAATTTTAGCCATTTAGTTTCCCTATTGACCGCTAGCAAATGCAGTGTTGTTGCTAGTCGCTCAAATCCTTTTGAGTTTATATTTATAGTAATTGTATGATTTTAAAGCAGGCTAATCATACTCCTACAATTAACAAAGTAAATAACAAGCATCAATAAATCTTTATAAATTAATAAGATATCGTTTTCAGATTTGGATTGGCAGGTAAGGGCGGCGATTTAAGCTGCTATCTGTGACATTCAGTTGCAAATTAAGCAAATCAAATAGAAACGCCGGAAACTGCTTTGAGGTTGGGTGGCTTTAAAGACTTGCATGTGAATTTGACAATTACCTACTAATCTATAAGTATGAACTTATGAGTATATTATTTAGCCAAGTTTCAGCGCGAATTATCATCATTCCATAGGAATGGTGGGTTTGCTGATGTGCTTAGAAACTAGAAACCCGCCCTCGAGGCGGGTTTTCTATTTCTGCCTCTTGGGATTTTACTGTTAGGAGGTAACATGAAAAAAGTAGCGATATTTGGGAAACCAGGCAGTGGTAAGTCAACCTTAAGCAAGGCTTTGACTCAGGCAACACATCTCGAGTTGCATGCTTTAGATTCCATTTTGTTTAATGCCGATGGCAGCCAAATAGATCGCCAAGCTTACGACTACAAGCATCGCGCTATATTGCATTCTGAAAACTGGATAATTGACGGCTTTGGTCCAATATCTTCTTTTTATGAGCGCCTTGAGGCGGCCGATACGCTTATTTACATCGATTTACCCTATGCGGTGAGTTATTGGCTGGTGACTAAACGGCTATTAAAAGGAATATTTATTAAACCCGCAGGTTGGCCCAGTGGCAGTTCGGTGATTAAAGGAACGCTGCAAAGCTATAAAACCCTAAAGCTTTGTCCCAAGTTTTGGAATGATGAATTTATGCAGAAGCTGCAAGAGATAGCAAAGGGCAAAAAGCTCTATGTGATTCGCTCAGTAGCAGAGCTAAACCGCTTTGTTGAACAACATCAAGAATAGAGGCTTAGCTGCTCATGTGTTTGATCACTTCGTCGCCAAAGGCTGAGCAGCTTACTTCGCTGGCATTATCTATCATTCGAGCAAAGTCATAAGTGACGGTGCGTGCGCCAATGGCGCCGTCTACACCTTGGCTGATCAGCTCGGCAGCTTTTATCCAGCCAATGTGTTTTAACATCATTTGGGCGCATAGAATAATAGAGCAAGGGTTTACTTTATCTTGCCCAGCTAGGCGCGGCACGGTGCCATGTGTGGGTTCGAAAAAGGCGACTTCGCTGCTCATGTTGGCGCCTGGGGCAATGCCAATGCCACCTACATGGGCTGCCAGTGCATCGGCCAGTAAATCACCGTTTTGGTTCATGGTGGCAATCACATCGTAGAGCTCTGGGTGCAAGGTCACCTGTTGGAACATACTGTCGGCAATGATGTCTTTGATCACTAACGGCGCTTGGCCGTTTTCGCGCGGGATCTCTAACCAATAGCCGTTGCTGTGAGTTTGAGCGCCAAATTCTTCTTCAGCTAATTGGTAGCCCCAGTTTTTAAAGGCGCCTTCGGTAAATTTCATAATGTTGCCTTTGTGCACCAAGGTTACCGATTCTCGCTGGTGGTCCAGTGCGTACTGAATCGCATGGCGGATCAGTCGTTTAGAGCCTTGTTCGGAAATGTGTTTGATGCCCACGCCACATTCTTCACTAAAGCGCATTTTAGTCACGCCCATTTCTTGTTGAAGAAAGTCAATCACCCGCTCTGCGCCTGGGCTGCCTGCTTTCCATTCTATGCCGCTGTAAATGTCTTCGGAGTTTTCTCTAAACACTACCATGTCGGTTAGCTCAGGATGTTTAAGCGGCGAGGGGACACCTTGAAACCAGCGAATAGGGCGAATATTCACAAACAGATCCATTTCTTGGCGCAAGGAAATATTCAGTGAACGAAATCCGCCGCCGATTGGGGTAGTGAGCGGGCCTTTAATCGCCACTTTGTGTTCGCGAATCGCCCCCAGCGTTTCTTGCGGAAACCAGTCGCCGTCATACATATTGGCGGCCTTTTCACCGTTAAAGACTTCCATCCACATAATTTTTCGTTGCTGGCCATAAGCCTTCTCAACAGCGGTATCAACCACTTTTAGCATCACCGGAGTGATGTCTACTCCCACGCCATCGCCTTCTATGTAGGTGATGATGGGCTTATTGGGTACCAGCAATTCTTGTTGCTGGTTAATACTTATTTTTTCTCCGCCAGCGGGAATGCGAATATGTTGATAGGGCATGTAAAGCCTAAAAGTAACGAGTGCTTGGTCTTTACTCTACTTGGCGAATTAAACAGGGGCAACGCTGAGTGCTGCAAGAAGTGATGTGGTAAGGATTTAAAGCAAGAGAAAAGGCTAAGCGCTGGTGTAGTGCTTAGCCCAATAAACTATTGAAGTGCGTTGGCGAAACCTTCAATGGCAGGTTTTTGTTTTAATTGCTCATCGAATAGCAGTGGCCAATCGTTATGACCAGTGAAGTTAGGGATCCAGCTGTCTGCGTCACTCACACCCCACACGCTAATGCCACCACGCTGGTTAGCTGGAACGTTGGCAAAATAAGCGGCAACAATTTCTTGGTAGCGCTCTTTTTGTTGTTGGGCCATTGATGCGGTGAAGTTATTTCTGTCACCATTGGGGTTCATTTTTATGTCTAGCTCGGTAATTTTAACCTTCAAGCCTTTGGCAGCTACTTTGGCAAAAGAAGTCCCAATGGTTTCTGCACTTGGCCAATCGTAATTTACGTGCATTTGAAATCCAATGCCGTTAATTGGTACATCATCGGCCAGCAGTTCGTCTGCTAAACGTAATACCGAGTTTAGCTTAGCTCCGTCATCTTCAATGTTGTAGTCGTTGTAGTAAAGCTCTGCACTAGCGTCTGCTGCGCGCGCCATAGTAAAGGCTTTTGGAATAAAGTCTTTACCTAAATTACGATACCAAGGGCTACCATGGCCGCCGCTGTTTGCATCGGTATCACGGTAGCTGGCGTAGCCGTTGTCGTTATTGTCGTTAAAGGCTTCGTTTACCACATCCCAACTAAATACTTTACCGGCGTAGTGCTGAGCTACGGTGGTAATGTGGGCTTCCATCATGTCTTCCCAGTTACCACTGAAATTTATCATCCAGTCTGGCATTTGCGAGTGCCAGACCAAGGCATGAGCGTGCACGGTAACGCCATTGTCTAAGGCCCAGTTCACCAAATTATCGGCATCTTCAAAGCTAAAGTTGCCTTGAGTGGGCTGTAAGTAAGAGGACTTCATGATGTTCTCTGCTGTAATTTGGTCAAAATGCTGAATCACTACATTTTGCAAATCAGGTCGAGATAAAATGCCGTTAGAAAACCAGTTTTGGTACTCAGCTGGAACCGCAGCGCCTACATAGCTAGCTGTGAGATCTTTAAGGCTAGCTACTTCTGGGACTTCAATCGGCTCTCCTGAATCTGAGCTGGAGCCTCCGCAAGCAGCTAAGCTTGCACAAATTGCCGTTGAAATGAGTGCCATTGATAGTGAACGCATACCTAATCCTTGATATTTGTTAGCGCTAACAGCAACCTTTGATAAAACCTGTCGCCGAGAGATTTTCCTATTAAACCAAGATAAAGCGCTTTCATGGGATTGCTAAAACACTTTATCGTTTTATAAGAAATTGCTTTTGTGACCTAGAACGGAAGTTGGCAGTTTGGAATGACTAGTTGTCCCCTTAAATTTCCTTTAAATCAATGAGAAAGAAAGGTGGGTTAGGGCTTACCTCCGCTAATGCTATAGCTTTTAATCCTGCCTAGTTAGTCTTCTATAGAGTTAATGTTTGTTGTTATAAACTGGCGTTAGCGTTCGCTTTGAACTGTTGCTTTTCTGTATTCTCTGCTTATATCACCAATTAAGACTTTATATTCTTATTTTTATTGTTTGGTGATATTTAATGCTGCATTACGTTTTATAACAGCGCGATAGAATAAATTACAGCTTTTGCTTTCATTTGTGATCTGTATCTATGGTAAGGTTTTCATGCGTGATATTGCTCTCAATTTAGTCAATTTTTTGGATGTATATTCTGTTTCGTTGTCGCCAGCCCCATCGCGGCAAAATAAAAAGCATAAAAATATCATTATTCCAGGAGTTGTTTTATATGAACGTGAAAGCGCTTACATCGGCAGTGGCAATTGCACTTACTTGTTCACCTTTAGCTAGCGCAGCTGAAGATGAGGTTAACGCCGACCAGTTTCAACAAATTAAAGACTCACAACCGGTTGTTTTAGACCCTGACTTTCAAGTTGAAGAGGGCATTATTTTCTCTGGCTATGCGCGTTACGGTTTGCATTATTCCGATGACTTTCAAAAATATGTTCAAGCTGAAGGTGAGCTAGCGGGGCGTGCGACAGGTCGCTTAGGTAACGAAACCAATGGTGGCGAATTTCAATTTGCTAAAGCCTTCCAAAGTGACAGTGGCGCAATTTGGGATGTGGTATTGATGCTAGAAAACTGGTGGAAGTACGAGTCAGAGCTGCAAAGTGGTGAAGAAATATCAGAGTATGGTGATATAGCGCTTAAAAAATTCTACGCCGGTGCCACTAACATTTTTGCTTCGCAACCTAACGCTTACATTTGGGCTGGACGAGACTTCCACCAACGTCCACAACAGGGCATAAATGATTACTTCTGGATGTCTCACGATGGTCAAGGTGGTGGTATTTATAACCTTGAATTGGGTGATATGGCAAAACTAGACTTCTCGGTAGTGGGTCAAGTTGATGGTCCTGGAGATAACGGCAACTACGCACTTACCTCTAAGTTACATGCCTTGCAACTGGCTGATTCATTAGCCTTAAGCTTTTTGTTCAACTACGGCTTTGAAAGCGACCAATATGACGACAATGGCGTAATTGAAAACAAAGACAAGATCAATGCTTACCACTTAGCCGCAGTGTTAGATCAAAACTGGTCTAAAGGCCGCAATCAGTTTATCGCGCGCTATGCAGATAATGCCGATACCAGCGTATTCAATAAAACCGAAGACTTAACCACGCTGTATTTAAGCTTGGAAGGTGCGGTTAATTTTAATGAGAAAGTGGCCTTAGAGTACTTAGGTGCCTACCACAATTACGATGCTAACTCTTCAGAAGATGATCGTACTAACTACAGTGCCATTATGCGCCCAATGTACAACTGGAACGAAACGCACTCTACCTGGTTAGAAGCGGGTTACTCTGTGGTTGATTACGACCAAGGTGGTAAAAACAAAGCTTGGAAAGTGACCTTATCGCAAAACGTTACCATTAACGCCTTTGCCAATGCTCGTCCAATGCTGCGCTTTTACGTGACAGCGGGTCAAGCCGATAACCAAGTTCGTAGTAACGAAGCGATTGCCGCCGAGCAAGATACTTTAGCCATGGGCGCAATGTTTGAGTCTTGGTGGTAGGGCTTAAATAAACCCTTAATGTTACACCTATTGTGTATTTGAGTTGTTGGGCGCAGTAAACCTGCGCCCCTTTTTGTTAGCGTAACTCTCTGCGGAGTATTTTACCCACATTGGTTTTGGGCAGCTCTTCTCGATAAATTATGTCTTTTGGCATTTTGTAGCCGGTTAAGTGTTTACGGCAATGCTTTTTAATCTCATCGCGTCCAACCCGCGCATTACACACCACAAACAAGCGAATGCGTTCGCCACTCACATCGTCTGGAACACCTACTGCTGCGGCTTCCACAATCGACGGATGTAGCGTTGCAACTTCTTCAATCTCGCTCGGAAATACGTTAAAGCCTGAGACTAAAATCATGTCTTTTTTGCGGTCTTCAATAAAGAAGTAACCCTGTTCGTCCATGCGGCCAATATCGCCAGATTTAATCCAACCGTCTTTGGTGATTACGTTGGCTGTTTCTTCCTCTTGTTTCCAGTAGCCCTGCATCACTTGCGGGCCCTTAATTTGTAGTTCGCCTATGCCACCAACATCTAGCTCATTGCCTTCTTCATCTACCACCCGAATTTGGGTGCTAGGCATGGGCACGCCAATAGAAGGAATAAAGGCCTGTTGTTCATGGGTACCTGCGGCCACAACTGGTGAACACTCGGTAAGTCCATAGCCTTCAATTATCGGCATTTGGGTAAGCTCTTGCCATTGCTCGGCGATGTGCTTTTGAGTCGCCATGCCGCCAGCAATAGTGAAACGGGCTTTAGAAAAATCTAGCTGCCTGAAGCCTGCGTGATTAAGCAAGCCGTTAAACAAAGTATTTAAGCCAAAGATCATGGTAAACGGGTACTTACGTAGGTCGTTTACAAAGCCATTAAGATCTCGCGGATTAGTAATTAGCAAGTTTTTACCGCCAATGTACAAGATGAACATCATGCTCACGGTATTCGCGAAAATATGGTAAAGCGGCAGCGGTGTTACAGCATGTTCTTGGTCTAACAAAGTGCGAGGGGCAAAGTGATAATAAACTTGAATCACGTTAGCCAGCACATTGTGATGGCTTAACATTGCACCCTTAGCCACACCAGTGGTGCCACCGGTGTATTGCAAATAAGCAATGTCATCGCCGCTAATTTGAGGCTTTTGATAAGCCATGGTTTTGCCCTGAGTTAAGGCGCGTCGCATCGATATAGCGCCAGGCAAGTTGTATTTAGGCACCATTTTTTTAACGTACTTAACTACAAAGTTAACCAGCGTGCGTTTATGCACGGCCAGTTGGTCGCCAATACTGGTAAGAATAACGTGCTTAACTTGGGTGTCTTTAATCACTTGCTGCAGGCTGTTGCCAAAATTAGTCACAGCCACAATTGCGCTAGCTTCTGAGTCGCAAAGCTGGTGCTTTAATTCGCGAGGAGTGTATAGCGGGTTAACATTTACCACGACTAAACCAGCTCGCAGGGCGCCATATAGCGCAATGGGGTATTGCAATACATTAGGCATCATTAGGGCGATGCGCTCGCCAGCTTGCATGCCTAGTTCTTGCTGCAAGTAGGCGGCAAAGGCTAGTGATTTCTGGTCTAGCTCTTGATAGGTGAGGCTTTTACCCATGTTGATAAAGGCGGTTTGCTTGGGAAACTGTTTACAGCTGTGTTCAAACAGTTCCAGCAAATTCTCAAATTGCTCTGTGCTTATTTCTGCGGGCACATCGTCTGGGTAGCTTTTTAACCAAGGTTGGTCTGATGAATTCATATTCTATCCTCACCCATTAGTTAGCATTAATAGTCCTGTTTGGCGAACCAAGCGGTTTTACCAAGCAGATAATATGCTGTTTGGGCCTTATCTATTTTTGCCCGCAAGATTAGCTGATTGGGATAATAAACCCTAGCGTATTTTTGTGAATCGTTGAGCTAAATCATTAGCCAATTTCATCAAGTAACCAGTTTTGTGGATAAAGTGCCGATATGCACCGAGATTATTTGACCTTAGCAAAGATTTAAATAAGGGAGTGGGGTAGTGGAGAGAGCTTTTTGACTAGCAAAGCCTAAACCAACAATGGCAGTGGTGTTTAGGCTTTGCATTGGTACCTAGTCATTAGTACTTAGTCATTTTTCTGCTTTGTTTGAGTGTTTATGTTGTTAGCCAAAGCCTGCACTTCTGCGACTTTGCGTTTTAAGTCTTCAGTCGCAAATTTGTTTAAGTTATTGCGTGAAGCTTCCAAGGTGATGCCGATTCCAATCATATCTAAAGTGTCGCCCATGAGTATTTCCTCTGCTTTATGACCTTAGCGATATTGCTAAAGCGTGCTTGCAGTGTAGATTGATAATGCGACACTAATAACTCTCTAAGCGATTTGATTTATATCTCTTGGTGCGCGGGTGATATATTCCACTATCTACGGTGTGACTGGCAATCTTAATCAATTGCTAGAGAGTGTTGGAATTGAATCTTCGAAATAAAATTCTGTTATTTGTCGTCAAGCTTGCAGAAGTAGTCGGTGAAGGCTTGCATGGCGAGGTTTTGATGGCGTTCTTTTTTCCACACAACATCGCAGTGCCAGTGCTCTTTGCTCATTCCGTTTACCCACAATTCGCTAAGCTGTTGTTGTGCGAAAAGCGGCTCACATAAATAGCGAGGCAAAATAGCCCAGCCTAAACCAGCTTTTACTAACTCAATAATCTGCTGGCTATTGCTGGCGCGAATTTGACGGTGGCTAATGGATTGAGAGCTTGCTAAGCCCAGCTGGTTGAAAAAGTTAAAGCCTATCTGCCTAAGCTGGCGTAGCTCTAGCTCTGAGACCTCTACTACTTGCTGAGAAGGCTCAGCTTTAATCGCACAGCACAACTCAAACTGATAGGCACGAGAATAAATTAACTGTGGTGAATACTCAAAGGTTCCCAGGCTAAATCCTATATCAACCTCTCCTTGTTCCACCCATTGGTGAATGCTCATGGTGTCGCCACTAAGTACGTCTATATCTAGGCTTGGATATTGTTGGTTGAGGATCTTTAGCCCTGTGGCAAATTGTTCGTCCATGAGGGATACATCAACCGCGATGTTGAGCTTATCGGGTTGTGCTTCAAGTAAAGCTTGGGACTTTTGCTCAAAGTAATTTAGCTCGCTAAGCACTGATTTAGCGTAGCAATATAGTGAGATGCCTGCTTCAGTAAGCTTTACTGATTTGGCCGAGCGCGTGAATAAGCTCAAACCAAGATCTAACTCTAGGTCATTCACCAAGTGGCTAACGGTGGTGCGGTGTTTACCTAGTTTACGTGCCGCTGGACCAAAGCCTCCATATTCTTTGGTATAAACAAATGCTTCGAGTTGCTCAATGGATGCAGGCATGGCTATCTAGGGAGGCCTTATTAGAGGTCAATACTTATTACTATATCCTATTTAGTGCTAGCTTGTATTTGTTAGCTTTTACTGACTATAAGCTTGATTATAGCCTTGTTTTTACTAGTGTTAGCTTAGGGGAGAAGAAAGGAAGCAGCGGTGTTACGCATATTAATACTTTTTCTTAATTACTTAGTTATTGTCTCTGCGCAGGCTGCGTGTGAAACCATTAGAGTTAATGGTGAGCATAATTGGTTTGATGTGTCATACAGAGAGAACTCGCAAGCTCCACTGGAGGGTTTGGCAGTAGATTTGGCTAACCGAGTATTTGCTGATGTGGGTATTAAGCCCGAGTATCAAGCGATGGTGCCATGGAAGCGACAGTTTTTGCAGTTAGAAACCGGTGATTTAGATTTAATTGTAGCGGCATTTCACAACCTGCAGCGAAGCCAAAAGTTTGTGTTTAGCGAAGCTGTGGGCGTGGAGTATAGCACTGCGTTTATACACAAAGAGCAAAGCGCTGCTTTTACTGGTTTAGCTAGTTTAGAGGGCAAGCAGGGCATACACCTGTTAGGCAGTAGTTTTGGCGACCAGTTTGACAGCTTTGCGAAACAGAACCTTACTATTTCAACAATGGATGACTTAGACAGGGCCATTAAGCTTATTGCCTTAAAAAGAGCTGACTATTTGTTATATGCCACCCACGGAGGAAGGCTAAAGATTGCTGATACAGAATATGCCGATATATTAGTGGATTTACAGCCTAGTATTAGTAAACAGCCAATTTATATGGTGATGTCTAAATCCTCGCCTTGCTTGGAACACTTAGATGAAATAAATAGCGCTATTAGGCGACATCGAGACGATTTCTAGGTGTCGTTTTTCAATAAAAAAGCAAGCCCTAAGGCTTGCTTTTTAGTTTATATGCTAGCGCAATCTTAAGCTTCTTCGATTTCTTCCAGCTTAGTTGAGCCGCCATGGTGGACCTCTCTGCGACGCTGAATCATGGCGTAGAAACCTGGTATTAAGAAGGTACCTACTAGCAATACACAGAGCAAGCCGCCAACCAGCGAAATGCCCAAAGAGTTTTGGCTTATATGGCCTGCGCCATTGGCCAGTACTAACGGGATCATGCCAAAGATAAATGACCACGAAGTCATGTTTACCGCCCTAAAACGCAGGGTGCCACCGGTTACCGCTGCTTGGTTAATCGGCATGTCGTTGTCTTCGCGCTGCATACGGGCAAATTCTACGATCAAAATGGCATTTTTAGCAGCGAGTGCTATCAGCAATACCAGGCCAATTTGCGCGTACAAGTTCATTGGCAAACCTGCCAACGTTAACGCAATAAACGAGCCTAAGGTTGCCACCGGCACTACCAGGATAATCGCTAACGGGATAGTCCAGCTTTCATATTGCGCTACCATAAACAAATAGATGAACAGCAATGCTAGGGCAAAGGCATAAATGGCCATGTTGCCTGCCTGAATTTCTTGGTAAGCCATACCGGTCCATTCATATTGATAACCGTTAGGCAGTTCTTCAGCGGCGATCCGCTCCATTGCGGCAATGGCATCACCCGAGGAATAACCTGGCGCAGGTTGGCCTTGCAATACCGCACTGCGATATAAGTTGTATCGCCAAGCTACGTCGGGGGCAAACTGTTGCTCAATGCTAACCAGGGTGCTTAACGGCACCATATCACCACTGCTACTGCGAACATGAAACTGGCCAAGGTTGTCCAAACGGCTGCGGTATTCATCCTCGGCTTGCATGGTTACGCGGAAGTTTTTGCCGTAGAGGGTAAAGTCGTTCACATACAAGGAGCCAAGGTTGGCCTGTAGGGTAGTGAACAAATCTCCTAGCGGCACGCCTAACTGTTTCGCCTTACTGCGGTCAATGTCTACATAAAAATGCGGCACATCGGCACGGAAGGTACTAAAGGCGCTGCCAATTTCAGGCGCAGCATTGGCTTTAATGGTGATGTCTTGCATCACTTGGGCTAAGTCGCTGCGCGAACGGCCTAAACCATCTTGCAATACAAACTCAAAGCCTGAAGCGGTTCCCATGCCTGGAACAGCGGGCGGACCAAAGGCGAAGATCATCGCATCTTGAATTCGCCCATAAGCTTGTTCATTGATCCGTTGGCTAATGGCAAAAGAGCTGTGATCGCCTTGCAAGGCGTTGCGCTCGTCCCAATGCTTTAACTTCACAAACATGGTTGCTGCGTTAGATTGAATAGCACCAGCGAGCAAACCGTAACCATTGGCTAAACTCACCGCTTCCACACCCGGCTCTTCAAGAATAATGTTATTCAAGCGTTGCGAGACTTCGGCCGTGCGG comes from Agarivorans sp. Alg241-V36 and encodes:
- a CDS encoding LysR family transcriptional regulator; the protein is MPASIEQLEAFVYTKEYGGFGPAARKLGKHRTTVSHLVNDLELDLGLSLFTRSAKSVKLTEAGISLYCYAKSVLSELNYFEQKSQALLEAQPDKLNIAVDVSLMDEQFATGLKILNQQYPSLDIDVLSGDTMSIHQWVEQGEVDIGFSLGTFEYSPQLIYSRAYQFELCCAIKAEPSQQVVEVSELELRQLRQIGFNFFNQLGLASSQSISHRQIRASNSQQIIELVKAGLGWAILPRYLCEPLFAQQQLSELWVNGMSKEHWHCDVVWKKERHQNLAMQAFTDYFCKLDDK
- a CDS encoding ABC transporter substrate-binding protein, producing MLRILILFLNYLVIVSAQAACETIRVNGEHNWFDVSYRENSQAPLEGLAVDLANRVFADVGIKPEYQAMVPWKRQFLQLETGDLDLIVAAFHNLQRSQKFVFSEAVGVEYSTAFIHKEQSAAFTGLASLEGKQGIHLLGSSFGDQFDSFAKQNLTISTMDDLDRAIKLIALKRADYLLYATHGGRLKIADTEYADILVDLQPSISKQPIYMVMSKSSPCLEHLDEINSAIRRHRDDF